The genomic region CCTTTCGCGTAAGACAAGTCTACATCTGTgtataaaatatctttataacatGTTGAAATATTGTCTCACACTCTTAATTGACAgtgcatttaaaacaattctCTCTTGCATTTCAGCTTGTTTGGTTTCTTCGGTTGACCAGAACGGATATCCTACCCAATGCGGTGGATTTGTGGGAGCACTGTGCCCTTCCGACACTGATGACTGTCCGTATCTCCCGAATTCCGACATTGGCAACTGCTGTGTCGGGTGTGGTCCCAACGCTCCCCAACCCACGCAGAAATGCCGGAATAGTAGGAGCTGCGGCAGACGCGGGCGCTGTGTTAAGGCAATAAATAACCAGAATGGTCTAGGAGTCTGTTGCCCATCTCGATCTGGCGGTGA from Mya arenaria isolate MELC-2E11 chromosome 3, ASM2691426v1 harbors:
- the LOC128228471 gene encoding uncharacterized protein LOC128228471, whose product is MEISQLTVGVFLCLIYNCTAGGVFNTCLVSSVDQNGYPTQCGGFVGALCPSDTDDCPYLPNSDIGNCCVGCGPNAPQPTQKCRNSRSCGRRGRCVKAINNQNGLGVCCPSRSGGY